The following proteins are encoded in a genomic region of Pseudomonas sp. Os17:
- a CDS encoding heavy metal translocating P-type ATPase yields MTTPLPCYHCALPVPAGSRFTAVVLGESREFCCPGCQAVAEAIVAGGLEHYYSHRSEASANPEALPVQLIDELALYDRADVQQPFVRHQGELAETTLLMEGISCAACGWLIEKHLRSLPAVAEARLNLSNHRLHVRWADSQLPLSQVLSELRHIGYAAHPYQPDRASEQLASENRLALRQLGVAGLLWFQAMMATMATWPEFNIDLSPELHTILRWVALFLTTPIVFYSCAPFFKGAMRDLRTRHLTMDVSVSLAIGGAYLAGIWTAISGVGELYFDAVGMFALFLLAGRYLERRARERTAAATAQLVNLLPASCLRLGQDGQSERILLTELRLGDRVLVHPGAVLPADGKILDGQSSIDESLLTGEYLPQPRSLGDSVTAGTLNVEGALTVEVQALGQDTRLSAIVRLLDRAQAEKPRLAEVADRAAQWFLLFSLIAAAAIGLLWWQLDASRAFWIVLAMLVATCPCALSLATPTALTAATGTLHKLGLLLTRGHVLEGLNQIDTVIFDKTGTLTEGRLALRAIRPLGRLSSDDCLSLAAALENRSEHPIARAFGRAPVAAQDVTSSPGLGLEGLVGEQRLRIGQPTFVCELSGCPVPSMPDEAGQWLLLGDSQGALAWLVLDDRLRSDAPALLAACKARGWHTLLLSGDSSPMVASVAAELQIDEARGGLRPDDKLQVLQQLHQQGRKVLMLGDGVNDVPVLAAADISVAMGSATDLAKTSADAVLLSNRLDALVQAFSLARRTRRVIIENLLWAGLYNGLMLPFAALGWITPVWAAVGMSISSLTVVLNALRLTRMPRSAASACTPEPRPLPA; encoded by the coding sequence ATGACCACGCCACTGCCCTGCTACCACTGCGCCCTGCCGGTTCCCGCCGGCAGCCGGTTCACCGCCGTCGTGCTCGGCGAATCCCGGGAGTTCTGCTGTCCGGGCTGCCAGGCAGTGGCCGAGGCCATAGTCGCCGGCGGTCTGGAGCACTACTACAGCCATCGCAGCGAAGCCTCGGCCAACCCCGAAGCCCTGCCCGTGCAGTTGATTGACGAGCTGGCACTGTACGACCGTGCCGATGTGCAACAGCCTTTCGTCCGTCACCAGGGCGAACTGGCCGAAACCACCCTGCTCATGGAAGGCATCAGTTGCGCCGCTTGCGGCTGGCTGATCGAAAAACACCTGCGCAGCCTGCCGGCCGTGGCCGAGGCCCGTCTCAACCTGTCCAACCACCGCCTGCACGTGCGCTGGGCCGACAGCCAACTCCCGCTGAGCCAGGTGCTCAGCGAACTGCGTCACATCGGCTACGCGGCCCACCCCTACCAGCCGGACCGCGCCTCCGAACAACTGGCCAGCGAGAACCGCCTGGCCCTGCGCCAGCTGGGGGTTGCCGGGCTGCTGTGGTTCCAGGCAATGATGGCAACCATGGCCACTTGGCCGGAATTCAATATCGACCTGAGTCCGGAACTGCACACCATCCTGCGCTGGGTCGCGCTGTTCCTCACCACCCCGATCGTCTTCTACAGCTGCGCGCCCTTCTTCAAAGGCGCCATGCGCGACTTGCGCACCCGTCACCTGACCATGGATGTCTCGGTATCCCTGGCCATAGGCGGGGCCTACCTGGCGGGAATCTGGACCGCCATCAGCGGTGTCGGCGAACTGTACTTCGACGCTGTCGGCATGTTCGCCCTGTTCCTCCTCGCCGGCCGCTACCTGGAACGTCGGGCCCGGGAACGCACCGCAGCGGCCACCGCGCAGCTGGTCAACCTGTTGCCTGCCTCCTGCCTGCGCCTGGGCCAGGACGGCCAGAGTGAACGCATCCTGCTCACCGAACTGCGCCTGGGCGACCGGGTGCTGGTGCACCCCGGTGCGGTGCTGCCGGCCGACGGCAAGATCCTCGATGGCCAGTCGAGCATCGACGAATCCCTGCTCACCGGCGAGTACCTGCCACAGCCACGCAGCCTGGGAGATAGCGTCACTGCCGGCACCCTGAACGTCGAAGGCGCGCTGACGGTGGAGGTTCAGGCCCTGGGCCAGGACACCCGGCTGTCCGCCATCGTCCGCCTGCTGGACCGGGCCCAGGCGGAAAAACCCCGGCTGGCCGAAGTGGCCGACCGTGCGGCCCAGTGGTTCCTGTTGTTCTCGCTGATCGCGGCTGCGGCCATCGGCCTGCTGTGGTGGCAACTGGACGCCTCGCGAGCCTTCTGGATCGTCCTGGCCATGCTGGTCGCCACCTGCCCTTGCGCGCTGTCCCTGGCCACCCCGACCGCCCTGACCGCCGCCACTGGCACCTTGCACAAGCTTGGCCTGCTGCTGACTCGCGGCCACGTGCTGGAAGGCTTGAACCAGATCGACACAGTGATTTTCGACAAGACCGGCACCCTGACCGAGGGACGCCTGGCATTGCGCGCCATCCGCCCCCTGGGGCGCTTGTCCAGCGATGACTGCCTGAGTCTCGCTGCCGCCCTGGAGAACCGCTCCGAACATCCGATCGCCCGAGCCTTCGGCCGCGCCCCGGTGGCCGCGCAAGACGTCACCAGCAGCCCGGGCCTGGGCCTGGAAGGCCTGGTGGGCGAACAGCGCCTGCGCATCGGCCAGCCGACCTTCGTCTGCGAACTCAGCGGCTGCCCGGTGCCGAGCATGCCCGACGAAGCCGGGCAGTGGCTGTTGCTGGGGGACAGCCAGGGCGCCCTCGCCTGGCTGGTGCTCGATGACCGGCTGCGCAGCGACGCCCCCGCGCTCCTGGCCGCCTGCAAGGCTCGCGGCTGGCATACCCTGCTGCTGTCCGGAGACAGCTCGCCGATGGTCGCCAGCGTCGCGGCCGAGCTGCAGATCGATGAGGCCCGGGGCGGTCTGCGTCCGGACGACAAACTGCAGGTATTGCAACAACTGCATCAACAGGGCCGCAAAGTGTTGATGCTCGGCGATGGCGTCAACGACGTCCCGGTGCTGGCCGCCGCCGATATCAGCGTCGCCATGGGGTCGGCCACCGACCTGGCCAAGACCAGCGCCGATGCGGTGCTCCTGTCCAATCGCCTGGACGCGCTGGTGCAGGCCTTCAGCCTGGCGCGCCGGACCCGCCGGGTGATTATCGAGAACCTGCTCTGGGCCGGACTGTACAATGGCCTGATGCTGCCGTTCGCCGCCCTCGGCTGGATCACCCCGGTGTGGGCCGCGGTCGGCATGTCCATCAGTTCACTGACCGTGGTGCTCAATGCCCTGCGCCTGACCCGCATGCCGCGGTCGGCCGCCAGTGCCTGCACCCCCGAACCCCGCCCGTTGCCGGCCTGA
- a CDS encoding type II toxin-antitoxin system VapC family toxin yields the protein MFLLDTHVISELRKPKANHGAKAWAHGIATTSLFLSAITVPGLETDILQVGRRDPDQGTLLRNWLERRALPAFAGRILAIDSAVALRCAQLHVPDRSNECAALIAATALVHGLTMVTRNVKDFETCGVRLLNPWKN from the coding sequence ATGTTCCTGCTCGACACCCACGTCATCTCCGAGCTGCGCAAACCCAAGGCCAATCATGGGGCCAAGGCCTGGGCCCATGGCATCGCGACCACCAGCCTGTTTCTCTCGGCGATCACGGTGCCAGGGCTGGAAACGGACATTCTGCAGGTGGGGCGGCGCGACCCGGATCAGGGCACCCTACTGCGCAACTGGCTGGAGCGCCGGGCTCTTCCCGCCTTCGCCGGCCGCATCCTGGCCATCGACAGTGCCGTGGCCTTGCGCTGCGCCCAACTGCATGTCCCGGACCGCAGCAATGAATGCGCTGCACTGATTGCCGCAACCGCCCTGGTCCATGGCTTGACCATGGTTACCCGCAACGTGAAGGACTTCGAGACCTGTGGCGTACGCCTGCTCAACCCATGGAAGAATTGA
- a CDS encoding cbb3-type cytochrome oxidase subunit 3, whose protein sequence is MGFELDSGMIRGLGTLVVMIAFVGLSIWVFNSKRNPEFAQARLLPFADDPMPGTAPAGNTTDDAQPQEPATRSIRP, encoded by the coding sequence ATGGGTTTTGAACTCGATAGCGGCATGATCCGCGGGCTCGGGACCCTGGTGGTGATGATCGCCTTCGTCGGCCTGTCGATCTGGGTGTTCAACTCAAAACGCAATCCCGAGTTTGCCCAGGCACGCCTGCTGCCCTTCGCCGACGACCCGATGCCGGGTACGGCACCGGCCGGCAACACAACTGATGACGCTCAACCTCAAGAGCCTGCAACAAGGAGCATTCGGCCATGA
- the ccoN gene encoding cytochrome-c oxidase, cbb3-type subunit I: MSTAISPTAYNYKVVRQFAIMTVVWGILGMGLGVFIASQLVWPELNFGLPWTTFGRLRPLHTNLVIFAFGGCALFATSYYVVQRTCQTRLISDSLAAFTFWGWQAVIVGAIVTLPLGYTTTKEYAELEWPLAILLAIVWVTYGLVFFGTITKRKTKHIYVGNWFYGAFIVVTAMLHIVNHASLPVSFFKSYSAYAGATDAMIQWWYGHNAVGFFLTTGFLGMMYYFVPKQAERPIYSYRLSIVHFWALITLYIWAGPHHLHYTALPDWAQSLGMAMSIILLAPSWGGMINGMMTLSGAWHKLRTDPILRFLVVSLAFYGMSTFEGPMMAIKTVNSLSHYTDWTIGHVHAGALGWVAMISIGALYHLIPKVFGRQQMHSIGLINTHFWLATIGTVLYIASMWVNGITQGLMWRAINDDGTLTYSFVEALQASHPGFIVRALGGAFFATGMLIMAYNVFRTVRASNPAEAEAAAQIAVVGAH, translated from the coding sequence ATGAGCACAGCAATCAGTCCGACTGCTTATAACTATAAGGTAGTCCGCCAGTTCGCCATCATGACGGTGGTCTGGGGGATCCTTGGCATGGGGCTCGGTGTCTTCATCGCGTCGCAACTGGTCTGGCCGGAGTTGAACTTCGGTCTGCCATGGACGACCTTTGGACGCCTGCGCCCGCTGCACACCAACCTGGTGATCTTCGCCTTCGGTGGATGTGCATTGTTTGCCACCTCTTACTATGTCGTGCAGCGAACCTGCCAGACGCGACTGATTTCCGACAGCCTCGCGGCCTTCACCTTCTGGGGCTGGCAAGCGGTGATCGTCGGCGCGATCGTGACCCTGCCCCTGGGTTACACCACCACCAAGGAATACGCCGAACTGGAATGGCCCCTGGCTATCCTGCTGGCGATCGTCTGGGTCACCTACGGCCTGGTGTTCTTTGGCACCATCACCAAGCGCAAGACCAAGCACATCTATGTCGGTAACTGGTTCTACGGTGCCTTCATCGTGGTGACCGCGATGCTGCACATCGTCAACCACGCTTCCCTGCCGGTCAGCTTCTTCAAGTCCTACTCGGCCTACGCCGGTGCGACTGACGCGATGATCCAGTGGTGGTACGGCCACAACGCCGTGGGCTTCTTCCTGACCACCGGTTTCCTGGGGATGATGTACTACTTCGTACCCAAGCAGGCCGAGCGTCCGATCTACTCGTATCGCCTGTCCATCGTGCACTTCTGGGCGCTGATCACCCTGTACATCTGGGCCGGTCCGCACCACCTGCACTACACCGCGCTGCCGGACTGGGCCCAGTCCCTGGGCATGGCCATGTCGATCATCCTGCTGGCTCCGAGCTGGGGCGGCATGATCAACGGCATGATGACCCTGTCGGGCGCCTGGCATAAGCTGCGCACCGACCCGATCCTGCGGTTCCTGGTGGTGTCCCTGGCGTTCTACGGCATGTCGACCTTCGAAGGTCCGATGATGGCGATCAAGACCGTCAACTCGCTGTCCCACTACACCGACTGGACCATCGGCCACGTACACGCCGGCGCTCTGGGCTGGGTAGCGATGATCTCCATCGGCGCCCTGTACCACCTGATCCCGAAAGTCTTCGGTCGTCAGCAGATGCACAGCATCGGCCTGATCAACACCCACTTCTGGCTGGCTACCATCGGTACCGTGCTGTACATCGCCTCGATGTGGGTCAACGGCATTACCCAGGGCCTGATGTGGCGCGCCATCAACGACGACGGCACCCTCACCTACTCCTTCGTCGAAGCGCTGCAAGCCAGCCACCCGGGCTTCATCGTCCGTGCTCTGGGCGGTGCGTTCTTCGCCACCGGCATGCTGATCATGGCGTACAACGTGTTCCGCACCGTTCGCGCCTCGAACCCGGCTGAAGCTGAAGCCGCCGCTCAGATCGCTGTAGTTGGAGCTCACTGA
- a CDS encoding sulfite exporter TauE/SafE family protein yields MLELAPLLVSAVILGLLGGGHCLGMCGGLMGALTLAIPREQRSRRFRLLLAYNLGRVLSYALAGLLLGLAGWAVANSPVALFMRILAGLLLIAMGLYLAGWWSGLTRIEGLGKGLWRHIQPVASRLLPVSSLPRALLLGALWGWLPCGLVYSTLLWSASQGNAFDSALLMLAFGLGTWPVLLATGLAAERVTALLRRRSVRLTGGLLVILFGLWTLPGPHQHWLMGH; encoded by the coding sequence ATGCTTGAACTGGCGCCCCTGCTGGTTTCGGCAGTGATACTCGGCCTGCTGGGCGGCGGTCACTGCCTGGGCATGTGCGGCGGCCTGATGGGCGCCCTGACCCTGGCGATCCCCCGGGAGCAGCGCAGCCGGCGGTTTCGCCTGTTGCTGGCCTACAACCTGGGCCGCGTCCTCAGCTACGCCCTGGCCGGCCTGTTGCTGGGCCTGGCCGGCTGGGCGGTGGCCAACAGCCCGGTCGCGCTGTTCATGCGGATACTGGCCGGGCTGCTGCTGATCGCCATGGGCCTGTACCTCGCCGGGTGGTGGAGCGGCCTGACCCGCATCGAAGGGCTTGGCAAAGGGCTATGGCGGCATATCCAGCCAGTGGCCAGTCGTTTGTTGCCGGTTTCCAGCCTGCCTCGTGCATTGCTCCTGGGGGCGCTGTGGGGCTGGCTGCCTTGCGGCCTGGTGTACAGCACCCTGCTGTGGTCGGCGAGCCAGGGCAATGCCTTCGACAGTGCCCTGTTGATGCTGGCCTTCGGCCTGGGCACCTGGCCGGTCCTGCTGGCCACCGGCCTGGCGGCGGAACGGGTCACGGCCCTGTTGCGTCGACGCAGCGTGCGCCTGACCGGCGGCCTGCTGGTCATCCTCTTCGGCCTCTGGACCTTGCCCGGCCCTCACCAGCACTGGCTGATGGGCCACTGA
- the ccoP gene encoding cytochrome-c oxidase, cbb3-type subunit III, producing the protein MTTFWSTWICVLTIGSLIGLTWLLVGTRKGETKGSVDQTMGHAFDGIEEYDNPLPQWWFLLFAGTLVFSVGYLILYPGLGNWKGILPGYEDGWTQTKEWEKEMAKADVKFGPIFAKFAAMPVKEVAKDPQALKMGGRLFASNCSVCHGSDAKGAFGFPNLADDNWRWGGSADTIKATIMGGRMAAMPAWGDVLKEAGVKNVAAYVRHELAGLPLPADSDADLVAGQQAFSTTCVACHGANGKGTQIMGAPDLTQPAGFIYGTSLAQLQQTIRHGRQGHMPAQSELLGNDKVQLLAAYVYSLSHNSSNKPQAESDK; encoded by the coding sequence ATGACCACCTTCTGGAGTACGTGGATCTGCGTACTGACCATCGGCAGCCTGATCGGCCTGACCTGGCTGCTGGTCGGCACCCGCAAGGGTGAAACCAAGGGCAGCGTGGACCAGACCATGGGCCACGCCTTCGATGGCATCGAGGAGTACGACAACCCCCTGCCGCAATGGTGGTTCCTGCTGTTCGCCGGGACCCTGGTGTTTTCCGTGGGCTACCTGATCCTCTACCCGGGTCTGGGTAACTGGAAAGGCATCCTGCCGGGCTATGAAGACGGCTGGACCCAGACCAAGGAATGGGAAAAGGAAATGGCCAAGGCCGACGTGAAGTTTGGGCCGATCTTCGCCAAATTCGCGGCCATGCCCGTGAAAGAAGTAGCCAAGGACCCGCAAGCACTGAAGATGGGCGGACGCCTGTTCGCGTCCAACTGCTCGGTGTGCCACGGCTCTGACGCCAAGGGTGCCTTCGGCTTCCCCAACCTGGCAGACGACAACTGGCGCTGGGGCGGCAGTGCCGACACCATCAAGGCCACCATCATGGGCGGCCGCATGGCGGCCATGCCAGCCTGGGGTGACGTGCTCAAGGAAGCAGGCGTGAAGAACGTAGCGGCTTATGTCCGTCACGAACTGGCCGGCCTGCCCCTGCCTGCCGACAGCGATGCCGACCTGGTAGCCGGACAGCAAGCGTTCAGCACCACCTGCGTAGCCTGCCACGGCGCCAACGGCAAGGGCACCCAGATCATGGGCGCGCCCGACCTGACCCAGCCGGCCGGCTTCATCTACGGCACCAGCCTCGCGCAACTGCAACAGACCATCCGTCATGGTCGCCAGGGCCACATGCCAGCGCAGAGCGAATTGCTCGGCAATGACAAGGTGCAACTGCTGGCCGCCTACGTGTACAGCCTGTCCCACAACAGCAGCAACAAGCCACAAGCTGAAAGCGACAAGTAA
- the ccoG gene encoding cytochrome c oxidase accessory protein CcoG produces MSNQIPVQDVTPPAKNATNSVDLYASREKIYTRAFTGLFRNLRMLGGAGLFLLYFGTVWLNWGGHQAVWWNLPERKFFIFGATFWPQDFILLSGLLIIAAFGLFFITVYAGRIWCGYTCPQSVWTWIFMWCEKVTEGDRNQRIKLDKAPMSANKFLRKLSKHSLWLLIGFVTGMTFVGYFSPIRELVIDFFTGQADGWSYFWVGFFTLATYGNAGWLREQVCIYMCPYARFQSVMFDKDTLIVSYDPRRGESRGPRKKGADYKAQGLGDCIDCTMCVQVCPTGIDIRDGLQIECIGCAACIDACDSIMDKMDYPRGLISYTTEHNLSGQKTHKLRPRLIGYALVLLAMISLLISAFFMRSLVGFDVSKDRVLYRENAEGRIENVYSLKIMNKDQRDHTYVLDAAGLPDLKLQGKREIHVAAGDIVSMPVELSIAPDHLPSTTNEVKFILEDADDSSVHVEAKSRFIGPQIR; encoded by the coding sequence ATGAGCAACCAGATTCCCGTACAAGACGTTACCCCGCCTGCCAAAAACGCGACCAACAGCGTCGATCTCTACGCCTCCAGGGAAAAAATCTACACCCGCGCCTTCACTGGCCTGTTCCGCAACCTGCGCATGCTCGGCGGCGCCGGATTGTTCCTGCTGTACTTCGGTACCGTCTGGCTCAACTGGGGCGGCCACCAGGCCGTCTGGTGGAACCTGCCAGAGCGCAAGTTCTTCATTTTCGGTGCCACGTTCTGGCCCCAGGACTTCATTCTGCTCTCGGGCCTGCTGATCATTGCCGCCTTCGGCCTGTTCTTCATCACCGTCTATGCGGGACGTATCTGGTGCGGCTACACCTGCCCGCAGAGCGTCTGGACCTGGATCTTCATGTGGTGCGAAAAGGTCACCGAAGGCGACCGCAACCAGCGGATCAAGCTGGACAAGGCGCCCATGAGCGCCAACAAGTTCCTGCGCAAGCTGAGCAAGCACAGCCTCTGGCTGCTGATCGGTTTCGTCACCGGCATGACCTTCGTCGGCTATTTCTCGCCGATCCGCGAACTGGTCATCGACTTCTTCACCGGCCAGGCCGATGGCTGGTCGTATTTCTGGGTCGGTTTCTTCACCCTGGCCACCTACGGCAACGCCGGCTGGCTGCGCGAACAAGTGTGCATCTACATGTGCCCCTACGCGCGCTTCCAGAGCGTGATGTTCGACAAGGACACCCTGATCGTCTCCTACGACCCGCGCCGTGGCGAAAGCCGTGGTCCACGCAAGAAAGGCGCCGACTACAAGGCTCAGGGCCTGGGCGACTGCATCGACTGCACCATGTGCGTCCAGGTCTGCCCGACCGGCATCGACATCCGCGACGGCCTGCAGATCGAATGCATCGGCTGCGCCGCCTGCATCGACGCCTGCGACAGCATCATGGACAAGATGGACTACCCCCGCGGGCTCATCAGCTACACCACCGAGCACAACCTCTCCGGGCAGAAAACCCATAAACTGCGCCCACGCCTGATTGGCTACGCCCTGGTGCTGCTGGCCATGATCAGCCTGCTGATCAGCGCATTCTTCATGCGCTCGCTGGTGGGTTTCGACGTCAGCAAGGACCGCGTGCTGTACCGCGAAAACGCCGAAGGGCGGATCGAGAACGTCTACAGCCTGAAGATCATGAACAAGGACCAGCGCGATCACACTTATGTGCTTGACGCAGCCGGCCTGCCGGATCTGAAACTGCAGGGCAAACGCGAAATCCACGTGGCGGCCGGCGATATCGTCAGCATGCCGGTGGAGCTGTCGATTGCTCCGGATCACCTGCCCTCGACCACCAACGAGGTGAAGTTCATCCTTGAGGATGCCGACGACAGCAGCGTCCACGTTGAAGCCAAGAGCCGATTCATCGGCCCACAAATCCGTTAA
- a CDS encoding CcoQ/FixQ family Cbb3-type cytochrome c oxidase assembly chaperone: MDIGMIRGLGTLVVMVAFIGLALWVFSPKRKSEFEDATLLPFADDPDAIKHVEQASRSNKE, from the coding sequence ATGGATATCGGGATGATTCGTGGCCTGGGCACCCTTGTTGTGATGGTGGCCTTCATCGGTTTGGCGCTCTGGGTGTTCAGCCCCAAGCGCAAGTCCGAGTTTGAAGACGCAACCTTGCTGCCGTTCGCGGATGATCCCGACGCCATCAAGCACGTCGAGCAAGCTTCTAGGAGTAACAAAGAATGA
- the ccoP gene encoding cytochrome-c oxidase, cbb3-type subunit III, with protein MTTFWSLYVTVLSLGTIFALTWLLLSTRKGQRAEQTDETVGHSFDGIEEYDNPLPKWWFMLFVGTIVFALGYLVLYPGLGNWKGVLPGYNYLDNEKQTPFANGQSGWTGVHEWEKEMAKSDAKFGPIFAKYAAMPIEEVAKDPQALKMGGRLFASNCSVCHGSDAKGAYGFPNLTDADWRWGGEPETIKATIMGGRHAVMPAWLDVIKEQGVSDVAAYVLTNLDGRKLPEGIKADPVNGQKLFAANCAVCHGPEGKGTPAMGAPNLTHPAAFIYGSSFAQLQQTIRYGRQGVMPAQEQLQGNDKVHLLAAYVYSLSHGDKQADAE; from the coding sequence ATGACTACGTTCTGGAGTCTGTACGTCACAGTCCTCAGTCTGGGTACCATCTTCGCCCTGACCTGGCTGCTGCTGTCGACCCGCAAGGGCCAGCGCGCCGAGCAGACCGACGAGACGGTCGGCCACTCCTTCGACGGGATCGAGGAGTACGACAACCCGCTGCCGAAATGGTGGTTCATGCTGTTCGTCGGCACCATCGTCTTCGCCCTGGGTTACCTGGTGCTGTACCCGGGCCTGGGCAACTGGAAAGGCGTCCTGCCGGGCTACAACTACCTCGATAACGAGAAGCAGACCCCGTTCGCCAACGGCCAGTCCGGCTGGACCGGCGTGCACGAGTGGGAAAAGGAAATGGCCAAGTCGGACGCCAAGTTCGGTCCGATCTTCGCCAAGTACGCTGCCATGCCTATCGAGGAAGTCGCCAAGGACCCGCAAGCCCTGAAAATGGGCGGTCGCCTGTTCGCTTCCAACTGCTCGGTCTGCCACGGCTCCGACGCCAAGGGCGCCTACGGCTTCCCCAACCTGACCGACGCCGACTGGCGCTGGGGCGGCGAGCCGGAAACCATCAAGGCCACCATCATGGGCGGTCGCCACGCGGTGATGCCGGCCTGGCTGGACGTGATCAAGGAGCAAGGCGTCAGCGACGTTGCCGCCTATGTCCTGACCAACCTTGATGGCCGCAAGCTGCCGGAAGGCATCAAGGCCGACCCGGTCAATGGGCAGAAGCTGTTCGCCGCCAACTGTGCGGTCTGCCACGGTCCGGAAGGCAAAGGCACCCCAGCGATGGGCGCGCCTAACCTGACCCACCCGGCAGCCTTCATCTACGGTTCGAGCTTTGCGCAACTGCAGCAGACCATTCGTTACGGCCGCCAGGGCGTAATGCCTGCGCAGGAACAACTGCAAGGCAACGACAAGGTTCACCTGCTGGCCGCTTATGTCTACAGCCTGTCCCACGGTGACAAGCAGGCCGACGCCGAGTAA
- the ccoS gene encoding cbb3-type cytochrome oxidase assembly protein CcoS, whose translation MPALYVMIPAALLIVAIAIYIFFWAVDSGQYDDLDGPAHSILFDDQDPSHTAAVDEAKGQPDAPTEATRKTEPPHA comes from the coding sequence ATGCCAGCTCTTTACGTGATGATCCCGGCCGCGCTGCTAATCGTGGCCATCGCCATCTACATCTTCTTCTGGGCCGTGGACAGCGGTCAGTACGACGACCTCGACGGTCCGGCCCACAGCATCCTGTTCGACGATCAGGACCCCAGCCACACCGCCGCGGTGGACGAAGCCAAGGGCCAGCCCGACGCCCCCACCGAAGCCACCCGCAAAACGGAACCACCCCATGCTTGA
- a CDS encoding FixH family protein codes for MPAATATSPWYKHLWPWIIIGILACSVTLTLSMVTIAVNNPDNLVNDNYYEAGKGINRSLDRELLAQTLKMRASVHLDELTGEVELRLSGDSQPKTLELNLISPTQPEKDRKITLARSESEHGRYIGQLNDQVEGRRFVELLGVEGDKTWRMFEEEQVSHDKDLLLGDEPLQGAEDLN; via the coding sequence ATGCCCGCAGCTACCGCCACCAGCCCCTGGTACAAACACCTCTGGCCCTGGATCATCATTGGCATTCTCGCCTGTTCGGTGACCCTGACCCTGTCCATGGTGACCATTGCCGTGAACAACCCGGACAACCTGGTCAACGACAACTACTACGAGGCCGGCAAGGGCATCAACCGCTCCCTGGATCGCGAGCTGCTGGCCCAGACCCTGAAGATGCGCGCCAGCGTGCATCTGGACGAGCTGACGGGCGAAGTGGAGCTGCGCCTGAGCGGCGACAGCCAGCCCAAGACCCTGGAGCTGAACCTGATTTCGCCGACCCAGCCGGAGAAAGACCGCAAGATCACCCTGGCCCGCAGCGAAAGCGAACACGGTCGCTACATCGGCCAGTTGAACGACCAGGTCGAAGGCCGACGCTTCGTCGAGTTGCTGGGCGTCGAAGGCGACAAGACCTGGCGCATGTTCGAAGAGGAACAGGTCAGCCACGACAAGGACCTGCTGCTGGGTGACGAGCCGCTGCAAGGCGCGGAAGACCTGAACTGA
- a CDS encoding type II toxin-antitoxin system Phd/YefM family antitoxin, with protein MNITTLSSREFNQDTSGAKKAALTGPVIITDRGRPTHVLLGIEAYQKLSGLNLSIVEMLAMSEAKDIEFTTERAVITPRETDLS; from the coding sequence ATGAACATCACCACCCTTTCCAGCCGCGAGTTCAATCAGGACACAAGCGGTGCCAAAAAAGCCGCGCTTACAGGCCCGGTCATCATCACTGACCGTGGCAGACCGACCCATGTATTGCTAGGCATTGAGGCGTACCAGAAACTCAGTGGCCTGAACCTGAGCATCGTCGAGATGCTGGCGATGTCGGAAGCCAAAGACATCGAGTTCACCACGGAGCGCGCAGTGATCACTCCACGCGAAACAGATCTGTCCTGA
- the ccoO gene encoding cytochrome-c oxidase, cbb3-type subunit II has protein sequence MKHEVVEKNIGLLAFFMVIAVSIGGLTQIVPLFFQDVTNKPVEGMKPRTALELEGRDVYIANGCVGCHSQMIRPFRAETERYGHYSVAGESVWDHPFLWGSKRTGPDLARVGGRYSDDWQRAHLYNPRNVVPESKMPAYPFLVENKLDGKDTAKKMEVLRTLGVPYTDEDIAGAKDAVKGKTEMDALVAYLQGLGTIIKSKR, from the coding sequence ATGAAGCACGAAGTAGTCGAGAAGAACATTGGCCTGCTGGCCTTCTTCATGGTCATCGCCGTCAGCATCGGCGGCCTGACCCAGATCGTCCCGCTGTTCTTCCAGGACGTCACCAACAAGCCGGTGGAAGGCATGAAGCCGCGCACCGCGCTGGAACTGGAAGGCCGCGACGTGTACATCGCCAACGGCTGTGTCGGCTGCCACTCGCAGATGATCCGTCCGTTCCGCGCCGAAACCGAACGTTATGGTCACTACTCGGTGGCTGGTGAAAGCGTCTGGGACCACCCGTTCCTGTGGGGCTCCAAGCGTACCGGTCCGGACCTGGCCCGAGTGGGCGGTCGTTACTCCGATGACTGGCAGCGTGCGCACTTGTACAACCCGCGCAACGTCGTCCCCGAGTCGAAGATGCCGGCTTATCCGTTCCTCGTAGAAAACAAGCTCGACGGCAAAGACACCGCGAAGAAAATGGAAGTCTTGCGCACGCTCGGCGTCCCTTACACCGACGAAGACATCGCCGGCGCCAAGGATGCTGTGAAGGGCAAAACCGAAATGGACGCGCTGGTGGCCTATCTGCAAGGCCTGGGCACCATCATCAAAAGCAAACGGTGA